The Henckelia pumila isolate YLH828 chromosome 2, ASM3356847v2, whole genome shotgun sequence genome includes a window with the following:
- the LOC140882498 gene encoding homeobox protein knotted-1-like 6 isoform X2 yields the protein MADVFGFDIDDYAVLLMSSPENLMIFQPYNRNIPASESTSSNIYNVMMIKAKISSHPWYPKLLDAYIDCQKVGAPPEIACLLEEEIQREKNLSKQAVVSMSNIGVDPELDQFMETYCNVLLKYKMDLSRPYDEATTFLNNIGTQLSNLIICKDDEDGCCISSDEVESMDLDIKKELLRRYGGHISSLKQEFSKKKKKGKLPKEATQTLLQWWNLHFKWPYPTEADKIRLAETTGLDQKQINNWFINKRKRHWKPSENMHLTLMDNLEED from the exons ATGGCAGACgtgtttggatttgatattgaTGATTACGCAGTACTACTCATGTCGTCCCCCGAAAATCTGATGATTTTTCAGCCGTACAATCGGAATATTCCTGCGTCGGAATCAACTTCTTCCAATATTTATAATGTGATGATGATCAAGGCCAAGATCTCTTCGCATCCTTGGTACCCCAAATTGCTCGATGCTTATATTGATTGCCAAAAG GTGGGAGCACCCCCGGAGATAGCGTGTTTGCTAGAAGAAGAAATCCAGCGAGAGAAAAACTTATCTAAACAAGCTGTTGTTTCCATGAGCAATATCGGAGTTGATCCCGAGCTCGATCAGTTTATG GAAACATATTGCAATGTTTTGCTCAAGTACAAAATGGATCTGTCAAGGCCTTACGATGAAGCAACCACTTTTCTTAACAACATTGGAACCCAACTCAGCAATCTAATTATTTGTAAAG ATGATGAAGATGGTTGTTGTATATCCTCCGACGAGGTGGAATCCATGGATCTTGATATTAAGAAGGAGCTCCTGCGTAGATATGGAGGCCACATAAGTAGCTTGAAACAAGAGTTTtccaaaaagaagaagaaaggcaAACTGCCTAAGGAAGCTACACAAACTTTGCTCCAATGGTGGAATCTTCACTTTAAATGGCCATACCCAACG GAAGCAGATAAAATAAGGTTGGCCGAAACGACAGGATTAGATCAGAAGCAGATAAATAATTGGTTCATAAATAAGAGGAAGCGCCACTGGAAACCATCCGAAAACATGCACTTGACTTTAATGGATAATCTGGAGGAGGACTAG
- the LOC140882498 gene encoding homeobox protein knotted-1-like 6 isoform X1 — MADVFGFDIDDYAVLLMSSPENLMIFQPYNRNIPASESTSSNIYNVMMIKAKISSHPWYPKLLDAYIDCQKVGAPPEIACLLEEEIQREKNLSKQAVVSMSNIGVDPELDQFMVSLPETYCNVLLKYKMDLSRPYDEATTFLNNIGTQLSNLIICKDDEDGCCISSDEVESMDLDIKKELLRRYGGHISSLKQEFSKKKKKGKLPKEATQTLLQWWNLHFKWPYPTEADKIRLAETTGLDQKQINNWFINKRKRHWKPSENMHLTLMDNLEED; from the exons ATGGCAGACgtgtttggatttgatattgaTGATTACGCAGTACTACTCATGTCGTCCCCCGAAAATCTGATGATTTTTCAGCCGTACAATCGGAATATTCCTGCGTCGGAATCAACTTCTTCCAATATTTATAATGTGATGATGATCAAGGCCAAGATCTCTTCGCATCCTTGGTACCCCAAATTGCTCGATGCTTATATTGATTGCCAAAAG GTGGGAGCACCCCCGGAGATAGCGTGTTTGCTAGAAGAAGAAATCCAGCGAGAGAAAAACTTATCTAAACAAGCTGTTGTTTCCATGAGCAATATCGGAGTTGATCCCGAGCTCGATCAGTTTATGGTCTCCCTTCCT GAAACATATTGCAATGTTTTGCTCAAGTACAAAATGGATCTGTCAAGGCCTTACGATGAAGCAACCACTTTTCTTAACAACATTGGAACCCAACTCAGCAATCTAATTATTTGTAAAG ATGATGAAGATGGTTGTTGTATATCCTCCGACGAGGTGGAATCCATGGATCTTGATATTAAGAAGGAGCTCCTGCGTAGATATGGAGGCCACATAAGTAGCTTGAAACAAGAGTTTtccaaaaagaagaagaaaggcaAACTGCCTAAGGAAGCTACACAAACTTTGCTCCAATGGTGGAATCTTCACTTTAAATGGCCATACCCAACG GAAGCAGATAAAATAAGGTTGGCCGAAACGACAGGATTAGATCAGAAGCAGATAAATAATTGGTTCATAAATAAGAGGAAGCGCCACTGGAAACCATCCGAAAACATGCACTTGACTTTAATGGATAATCTGGAGGAGGACTAG